GCGCGCGTACACCGCCGAGGCGCACTGGGACACGGGACAGGTCGACCAGATCGTCGACCGAAAGCACCTGCGGGACGCGTTGGCGCGGTGGCTGCGGCTGCTCACGACCCCGGCCCCACGAGCGGTGGACCCACCGAGGGCGCTGGGCGCCACGGACTCGCCCGCCACCGGATGGGACGCGGTCGTGCGCGCCAGGGCCCCGGAACGGCCCCGCGCGGCGCGGTATCTGGACGCCTACTTCGCGTGGCGGGAACCGATCCGGGGCGACCGGGCCGGTGGCGCGGACGACGGGGTGCTGTGCGGATTCGGGTGGCGGGACGGCGCCGCCGTCGCCTACGCCGCGCAGTGCGGCACGGCCACGCGTCCGGCCGGTTTCCGCACGGCGACCCGACTGGTGCGCCTGGCCGACCGGCTCGGTATTCCGGTACTCACCCTCGTGGACACTCCCGGCGCCGCGGCCGAGGACGTGGCCGAACGCGACGGGGTGGGGCCCGCCATCGCGTCCCTGTTCGAGGCGATCGCCTCGGCGCGGGTTCCCGTCACCAGCCTGCTCATCGGCGAGGGCGGCTCGGGCGGTGCGCTGGCGTTCGCCGCGCCGGACCGGCTGTGGACCACTCCGGACGGTTACTTTTCCGTTACGTCTCCGGAAGCGGCGGCGGCCATCCTCAAACGGGACACCTCCGAGGTGCCCGCGACGGCCGACGAACTGCGGCTTCGTCCGTCCGACCTGGTCGATTTGGGCATTGTGAGAGGGATCGTAGGCCCCTGAGGGCCGTGGGCGGTCAGGACCACGTCCTCCCCTGCGTACACTGGCGCGGCTGAGCGAAATCCTCGGTTACCCACAAGGTGAGGAGCGAGCGCATGGACGCGCTGATGGAATCCATCGGCGAGGTGAACGACGTCTTCTGGACCTACCTCGTCATCCCGCTGCTGGTGCTGCTGGGTCTGTACTTCACCGTGCGCACCGCGGGCGTGCAGTTCCGGATGCTGCCCCAGATGTTCCGGGACCTACGGGGAACACCGGAGCAGACCAAGGACGGTAAGAAGGCCGTCTCGTCGTTTCAGGCGTTCTCCATCTCCGCGGCGGCGCGCATCGGCACCGGCAACATCGTGGGTGTGGCGCTCGCCATCTCCCTCGGTGGTCCCGGCGCGGTGTTCTGGATGTGGGTGATGGCGATCATCGTCAGCTCGCTGGCCTTCGCGGAATCCACGCTCGCCCAGCTGTTCAAGGTCCGCGACCGCTCCGGCTACCGCGGCGGCCCCGCCTACTACATGCAGCACGGCCTGAACGCTCGGTGGCTGGGCGTGATCTTCGCGGTCGTCATCATCTTCACGTTCGGCTTCAGCTTCAACATGGTGCAGGCCAACAGCATCGCCGAATTCGTCTCGACCTCGGTCACCACCGTGACCGGCGCCGAGGAAGCCCCCGGCTGGGTGGCACCGGTGGTCGGCCTCGCGCTGGTCGCCGTGGTGGGCGCCGTGGTGTTCGGCGGCGCGCGGCGCATCGCCCAGGTCGCCCAGCTGACCGTGCCGTTCATGGCCCTGGTCTACCTGATCGTGGGGCTCGTCGTGGTGGGTATGAACCTGGACAAGGTTCCCGACGTGTTCGCCGACATCGTGAGCTCGGCGTTCGGCTTCGAGCAGATCGGCGGCGCGGCCGTGGGCACGGCGATCATGCAGGGCGTCCGTCGCGGGCTGTTCTCGAACGAGGCGGGCATGGGGTCCGCGCCCAACGCGGGCGCCAGCGCCGCGGTGAGCCACCCCGTCAAGCAGGGCCTGGCACAGTCCCTCGGCGTCTACTTCGACACCCTGCTGGTGTGCTCCATCACGGCGTTCATCATCCTCGTCTCCGACCC
The window above is part of the Saccharomonospora glauca K62 genome. Proteins encoded here:
- a CDS encoding alanine/glycine:cation symporter family protein, with the protein product MDALMESIGEVNDVFWTYLVIPLLVLLGLYFTVRTAGVQFRMLPQMFRDLRGTPEQTKDGKKAVSSFQAFSISAAARIGTGNIVGVALAISLGGPGAVFWMWVMAIIVSSLAFAESTLAQLFKVRDRSGYRGGPAYYMQHGLNARWLGVIFAVVIIFTFGFSFNMVQANSIAEFVSTSVTTVTGAEEAPGWVAPVVGLALVAVVGAVVFGGARRIAQVAQLTVPFMALVYLIVGLVVVGMNLDKVPDVFADIVSSAFGFEQIGGAAVGTAIMQGVRRGLFSNEAGMGSAPNAGASAAVSHPVKQGLAQSLGVYFDTLLVCSITAFIILVSDPDYGADDGGLLTQTALESHFGSWAVHLLTILILLLAFTSVLGNTFYGEANLRFLTGDDRVVPVFRAVVLGMLFLGAVSSLNLVWSFADVTMGVMAVVNLIAVAPLGALVMRLLKDYQQQRREGLDPVFTRDKLPDVRGIQCWEKERESTDRAPAPEQA
- a CDS encoding carboxyl transferase domain-containing protein, which produces MAESARDLLDSIATSFTEWRPQASGESVVDGPIAWRGYDDARARAAVRTGESESVVCGQATVGDIEVALVVFEFGFLGGSIGEETGRRVATTFQRARQRRLPVVSVIATGGSRMQEGMRALSQLHGLAREIAATRAAGLPQVSVLCDPTTGGGWATLGAGADVVLALPGAQVGFAGSRVRPDGDPRAYTAEAHWDTGQVDQIVDRKHLRDALARWLRLLTTPAPRAVDPPRALGATDSPATGWDAVVRARAPERPRAARYLDAYFAWREPIRGDRAGGADDGVLCGFGWRDGAAVAYAAQCGTATRPAGFRTATRLVRLADRLGIPVLTLVDTPGAAAEDVAERDGVGPAIASLFEAIASARVPVTSLLIGEGGSGGALAFAAPDRLWTTPDGYFSVTSPEAAAAILKRDTSEVPATADELRLRPSDLVDLGIVRGIVGP